In Amaranthus tricolor cultivar Red isolate AtriRed21 chromosome 3, ASM2621246v1, whole genome shotgun sequence, a single window of DNA contains:
- the LOC130809401 gene encoding uncharacterized protein LOC130809401, translated as MGDHFTLLVNRLLTESTIHAAIANGNRIINQVEEEEGKDVELFIPKDDGNGDLSSPRKLVECRICQDEDFDSNMETPCSCCGSLKYAHRRCVQRWCNEKGNIICEICHQVFGPGYSAPPPLLRYGRIPLNFRRTWQINRRELAESQLTQEVSSDHLFDTDLEEPSSRSFICRFTVTVIFIGLLILRHTLPIMVGGANEFVLPLFMLAALRIVGILLLVYVTMMAVTGIRRQRNQDETHSTSISEPSSDEEDDENQDPQNPSHVIQIS; from the exons ATGGGTGATCATTTTACACTATTGGTGAATCGGTTGCTTACGGAATCAACTATACATGCGGCGATTGCGAATGGAAACCGGATTATAAATCaggtagaagaagaagaaggcaAGGATGTTGAGTTGTTTATACCAAAAGATGATGGTAATGGAGATTTATCATCACCAAGGAAGTTAGTAGAGTGCAGAATATGCCAGGATGAGGATTTTGATTCTAATATGGAGACTCCTTGTTCTTGTTGTGGCAGCTTGAAG TATGCTCATCGCAGATGTGTACAAAGGTGGTGCAATGAAAAAGGCAATATCATTTGTGAAATATGCCACCAG GTATTTGGACCAGGCTATTCAGCACCCCCACCTCTACTCCGATATGGGCGCATTCCTCTAAACTTTAG GAGAACTTGGCAAATAAACAGAAGAGAGCTAGCAGAGTCACAGTTAACACAAGAAGTTTCCTCCGATCATCTATTTGACACCGACTTAGAAGAGCCTTCTTCTAGAAGTTTCATATGCCGTTTTACAGTAACAGTGATT TTTATTGGGCTACTGATTTTACGGCATACTCTGCCTATCATGGTTGGTGGTGCCAACGAGTTCGTTCTTCCCCTATTCATG CTGGCAGCATTGCGAATAGTAGGAATTTTACTGCTTGTGTACGTCACCATGATGGCAGTAACTGGAATTAGACGACAAAGGAACCAAGAT GAAACTCATAGTACAAGTATATCCGAGCCTTCATCTGATGAAGAAGACGATGAAAACCAAGATCCACAAAATCCTTCTCATGTGATCCAAATATCGTGA
- the LOC130809402 gene encoding uncharacterized protein LOC130809402, with amino-acid sequence MDTHSDYFDSLWNFIIFNSAISDSCVAMKEWVDNPQAETALSKILPCDDERATNETFESRKVVSMLVNTVNTYIYTAANTDRAPSDQFYYNQSGPLMPPLCYPFDDKMQDCECSSQEVSLTNASVVWARYICMTFLDNKNCTSPGRLTPEVYGQLALAVNASYAVLHYTPTMLDLQNCNFLRDTFMTITVRFCPPLEHSLVIVIVGLGFISAGVILCLVLWLVYKNRPQREEAFVKTQSIKSSFPENRDRIVVTSPARVVPDTGV; translated from the exons ATGGATACTCATAGCGATTACTTTGACTCTTTGtggaactttataatttttaattc TGCTATTTCAGACTCATGTGTGGCGATGAAAGAGTGGGTCGATAACCCACAAGCTGAGACCGCGCTTAGCAAAATTCTTCCGTGTGATGATGAGAGAGCAACCAACGAGACGTTTGAAAGTAGAAAAGTTGTTAGCATGCTTGTAAACACCGTCAATACGTATATATACACTGCAGCTAACACAGATCGGGCTCCATCTGATCAATTCTATTACAATCAATCTGGACCTTTAATGCCCCCTTTGTGCTACCCTTTTGATGATAAGATGCAAGATTGCGAGTGTTCATCTCAGGAGGTGTCTTTGACAAATGCTTCTGTG GTGTGGGCAAGATACATTTGTATGACATTCTTGGATAACAAAAATTGCACAAGCCCCGGAAGGTTGACACCAGAAGTGTACGGTCAACTGGCGCTGGCAGTAAATGCCAGTTATGCAGTGCTGCATTACACTCCCACAATGCTCGATCTTCAGAACTGCAATTTCTTGCGAGACACATTCATGACAATTACAGTAAGATTCTGCCCTCCTTTGGAGCATTCCCTCGTGATTGTAATAGTTGGTTTGGGTTTTATCTCAGCTGGTGTTATACTCTGCCTCGTTCTTTGGTTAGTCTATAAAAACCGCCCCCAAAGGGAGGAAGCGTTTGTGAAAACCCAATCAATAAAAAGTAGTTTCCCCGAAAATAGGGATAGGATTGTGGTCACTTCTCCGGCTAGAGTAGTACCGGATACAGGAGTATAG